In Cyprinus carpio isolate SPL01 chromosome A1, ASM1834038v1, whole genome shotgun sequence, the following proteins share a genomic window:
- the LOC109075907 gene encoding B-cell receptor CD22-like isoform X5, translating to MKENQLQLQSVSRDDAGNYQCAVSGYEHLISPPVYFNVIYPPQSVSVSISPSGVIVEGDSVTLSCSSDSNPPGDFTWFKGGQYAGSRRIYSVSNISSDHSGEYKCRSRNKHGVRYSDVVILNVMYAPRNVVVALNSSAEIVEGGSVTLTCSSDSNPPGDFTWFKGGQYAGSQRIYGISRISSDHSGEYKCRSRNKYGEKYSDVVILNVMYAPRNVVVVLNSSGVIVEGDSVTLSCSSDSNPPGDFTWFKGGQYAGSRRIYSVSNISSDHSGEYKCRSRNKHGLRYSDVVILNVMYAPRNVVVALNSSAEIVEGDSVTLNCSSDSNPPALIFSWFKENQSSAVGSGQSFSISSFNSSHSGRFYCEAQNKHGSQRSESVSVTVKGTQRAALQTVTGIVAGLIFIVIIIIIIIVFISRKRQRECGTEDLNQKQTADSSDDTYTALDPVSRTSADIYSTIRSGDSRAPNDTYTALDLQSRSSDYETLAVTSADPH from the exons ATGAAAgagaatcagcttcagctgcagtCAGTCAGTCGTGATGATGCAGGAAACTATCAGTGTGCTGTTTCAGGATATGAACATCTGATCTCTCCacctgtttattttaatgtaatat ATCCTCCCCAGAGcgtctcagtgtccatcagtccatctggtgtaatagtggagggagattcagtgactctgagctgcagcagtgattcaaaccctcctggagATTTCACCTGGTTTAAAGGAGGACAGTATGCTGGATCTAGAAGAATCTACAGCGTCTCAAacatcagctctgatcacagtggaGAATACAAGTGCAGATCCAGAAATAAACATGGAGTGAGATACTCTGATGTAGTGATACTGAATGTGATGT ATGCTCCAAGAAATGTTGTGGTGGCCCTTAATTCATCTGCTGAAATAGTGGAAGGAGGTTCAGTGACTCTgacctgcagcagtgattcaaaccctcctggagATTTCACCTGGTTTAAAGGAGGACAGTATGCTGGATCTCAAAGAATCTATGGCATCTCAAggatcagctctgatcacagtggaGAATACAAGTGCAGATCCAGAAATAAATATGGAGAGAAATACTCTGATGTAGTGATACTGAATGTGATGT atGCTCCAAGAAATGTTGTGGTGGTCCTTAATTCATCTGGTGTAATAGTGGaaggagattcagtgactctgagctgcagcagtgattcaaaccctcctggagATTTCACCTGGTTTAAAGGAGGACAGTATGCTGGATCTAGAAGAATCTACAGCGTCTCAAacatcagctctgatcacagtggaGAATACAAGTGCAGATCCAGAAATAAACATGGACTGAGATACTCTGATGTAGTGATACTGAATGTGATGT atGCTCCAAGAAATGTTGTGGTGGCCCTTAATTCATCTGCTGAAATAGTGGaaggagattcagtgactctgaactgcagcagtgattcaaaccctcctgctctgatcttcagctggtttaaagagaatcaaagctcagctgttggatctggacagagtttcAGTATCTCCAGCTTTAACTCCAGTCACAGTGGACGCTTCTATTGTGAGGCTCAGAATAAACATGGATCTCAGAGATCAGAGTCTGTTTCAGTCACTGTTAAAG GGACTCAGAGAGCTGCTCTACAAACAGTTACTGGGATTGTGGCAGGATTGAtcttcatcgtcatcatcatcatcatcatcatcgtgtTCATAAG TAGGAAGAGGCAGAGAGAATGTGGAACTGAAGATTTGAATCAAAAGCAG ACGGCTGACTCGAGTGATGATACATACACAGCTCTGGATCCAGTGTCCAGAACATCTGCTGACATTTACAGCACGATCAGA TCTGGTGACTCCAGAGCTCCTAATGACACCTACACGGCTCTCGATCTTCAGTCCAGATCGTCTGATTATGAGACTCTAGCAGTAACTTCAGCAGATCCACATTAA